The Thiohalophilus sp. genome has a window encoding:
- the hemA gene encoding glutamyl-tRNA reductase codes for MALLAFGINHKTAPVDIREKVSFAPEKLEAALRDLQSRGAVNECAIVSTCNRTELYCGFDESQSNVENILHWFREYHHLDADEVEPYLYTHLDNLAVQHLLRVASGLDSLVLGEPQILGQIKDAYNSASHAGAIGRQLNRLFQHTFSVAKQVRTDTAIGASPVSVAFAAVNLGKRIFSDLGKHTAMLIGAGDTIELVARHLKEQGIKKIIVANRTVERAQSLADGFDGEAITLSDMPARLIEADVIIASTASQLPILGKGAVERALKKRKHRPMFMVDIAVPRDIEPEVSELADVYLYTVDDLHGVIEEGRQSREEAARQAEDIIDNQVEHFMGWLRSLEAVDTIRAFRQNADTIRDEALQNAERQLAAGKDPQEVMQELARTLTNKLIHNPSVQMNQAAFEGRKDLLDTARQLLGIKDDDA; via the coding sequence GTGGCATTACTGGCATTTGGCATCAACCACAAGACCGCCCCGGTGGATATCCGGGAGAAAGTCTCGTTCGCCCCTGAAAAGCTGGAGGCGGCGCTGCGCGATCTGCAATCCCGTGGCGCGGTGAACGAATGCGCCATCGTCTCGACCTGCAACCGCACCGAACTGTATTGCGGTTTTGACGAGAGCCAGAGCAACGTCGAGAACATCCTGCACTGGTTCCGCGAATACCATCACCTTGACGCCGACGAGGTCGAGCCCTATCTCTACACCCATCTGGACAACCTGGCCGTGCAGCATTTGCTGCGCGTGGCCAGCGGTCTCGACTCACTGGTGCTGGGCGAGCCGCAGATCCTGGGCCAGATCAAGGACGCCTACAACAGCGCCAGCCACGCCGGCGCCATCGGCCGCCAGCTCAACCGCCTGTTCCAGCATACGTTTTCCGTCGCCAAGCAGGTGCGCACCGACACCGCCATCGGCGCCAGCCCGGTCTCGGTCGCCTTTGCCGCGGTCAACCTGGGCAAGCGGATCTTCTCCGACCTGGGCAAACACACCGCCATGCTGATCGGCGCCGGCGACACCATCGAACTGGTGGCGCGGCATCTCAAGGAACAGGGTATCAAAAAGATCATCGTCGCCAACCGCACCGTCGAACGCGCCCAATCACTGGCCGACGGTTTCGACGGCGAGGCAATCACCCTCTCCGACATGCCGGCACGCCTGATCGAAGCCGACGTCATCATCGCCTCCACCGCCAGCCAGTTGCCCATCCTGGGCAAGGGCGCGGTGGAACGGGCGCTGAAAAAACGCAAGCACCGACCCATGTTCATGGTCGACATCGCCGTGCCGCGCGACATCGAACCGGAAGTGAGCGAACTGGCCGATGTCTATTTATATACCGTGGACGATCTGCACGGCGTGATCGAGGAAGGCCGCCAGTCCCGCGAGGAGGCCGCCCGCCAGGCCGAGGACATCATCGACAACCAGGTCGAACACTTCATGGGCTGGCTGCGCTCGCTCGAAGCGGTCGATACCATCCGCGCCTTCCGCCAGAACGCCGACACCATTCGCGATGAAGCCCTGCAAAACGCCGAGCGTCAGCTGGCCGCCGGCAAGGATCCGCAAGAGGTCATGCAGGAGCTGGCCCGCACCCTGACCAACAAACTGATCCACAATCCCTCGGTCCAGATGAACCAGGCCGCCTTCGAAGGTCGCAAGGATCTGCTCGATACCGCCCGTCAGCTGCTCGGCATCAAAGACGACGACGCCTGA
- the prfA gene encoding peptide chain release factor 1, with translation MKASIQAKLENLVDRLEEINALLADPGVINDQNQFRNLSREYAQVNPVVATFKQYQDTLTEIDEARAMLDDSDGEMREMAEEELHSAEQRKADLEDELQRLMLPRDPNDDKNTFLEIRAGTGGDEAAIFTGDLFRMYSRYAERQGWKLEILSESEGEHGGYKEIIARIAGNGAYSHLKFESGVHRVQRVPETESQGRIHTSACTVAIMPEADDVEEVDINPADLKVDTFRASGAGGQHINKTDSAIRLTHLPSGIVVECQEERSQHKNRAKALGLLQAKLQQIEVDKQQSEQAQTRKSLVGSGDRSERIRTYNFPQGRITDHRINLTLYKLEEVMQGNLDEIITALSDEHQADLLAAMAEE, from the coding sequence ATGAAAGCTTCCATCCAAGCCAAGTTGGAAAACCTGGTCGATCGCCTCGAGGAAATCAACGCGCTGCTGGCCGACCCCGGTGTCATCAATGATCAGAACCAGTTCCGCAACCTGTCGCGCGAATACGCCCAGGTCAATCCGGTGGTCGCCACCTTCAAGCAATACCAGGACACCCTCACCGAAATCGACGAAGCCCGCGCGATGCTCGACGACAGCGACGGCGAGATGCGCGAGATGGCCGAGGAAGAACTGCACAGCGCCGAGCAGCGCAAGGCCGATCTGGAAGACGAACTGCAACGCTTGATGTTGCCGCGCGATCCCAACGACGACAAGAACACCTTTTTGGAAATTCGCGCCGGCACCGGTGGCGACGAGGCGGCCATCTTCACCGGCGATCTGTTTCGCATGTACTCGCGCTATGCCGAACGCCAGGGCTGGAAGCTGGAGATCTTAAGCGAAAGCGAAGGCGAGCACGGCGGTTATAAAGAAATCATCGCCCGCATCGCCGGCAATGGCGCCTATTCCCACCTGAAGTTCGAATCCGGCGTGCATCGCGTGCAACGCGTCCCCGAAACCGAATCCCAGGGCCGCATCCACACCTCCGCCTGTACCGTCGCGATCATGCCCGAGGCCGACGATGTCGAGGAAGTCGATATCAACCCGGCCGATCTCAAGGTCGACACCTTCCGCGCCTCCGGTGCCGGCGGCCAGCACATCAACAAGACCGACTCGGCCATCCGCCTCACCCACCTGCCCAGCGGCATCGTGGTCGAATGCCAGGAGGAGCGCTCGCAGCACAAAAACCGCGCCAAGGCCCTGGGACTGCTGCAGGCCAAACTGCAACAGATCGAAGTCGACAAACAGCAAAGCGAACAGGCCCAGACGCGTAAATCATTAGTCGGCAGCGGCGATCGCTCCGAACGCATCCGCACCTACAACTTTCCCCAGGGCCGGATCACCGATCACCGCATCAACCTCACCCTCTACAAGCTCGAAGAAGTCATGCAGGGTAACCTGGATGAGATCATCACCGCCCTCAGCGACGAACATCAGGCCGATCTGCTGGCTGCCATGGCCGAAGAATAA
- a CDS encoding ribose-phosphate diphosphokinase has translation MMIFAGNANPQLAQDITTRLSLPLGKALVGKFSDDEVMVEIMENVRGKDIFIVQPTCHPSNDNLMELLVMVDALRRSSAARITAVIPYFGYARQDRRPRSARVPITAKVVADMISAAGTDRVLTVDLHADQIQGFFNIPVDNVYASPILLGDVWRQKYPNLMVVSPDVGGVVRARALAKRLDDADLAIIDKRRPRANDARVMNIIGDVRDRTCIIVDDLVDTAGTLCKAANALKEHGARKVVAYCTHPVLSGPAVDNITHSSLDELVVTDTIPLSSAASECPNIRQLSIAELLAETIRRISSEESVSSLFVD, from the coding sequence ATGATGATCTTCGCGGGCAATGCCAACCCGCAACTGGCGCAGGACATTACCACGCGACTGAGTCTGCCGCTGGGCAAGGCGCTGGTGGGCAAGTTCAGCGATGACGAGGTGATGGTGGAGATCATGGAAAATGTCCGCGGCAAGGACATTTTCATCGTACAGCCTACCTGCCATCCGTCGAACGACAATTTGATGGAACTGCTGGTCATGGTCGATGCGCTGCGCCGTTCCTCGGCCGCACGCATTACCGCGGTGATTCCGTATTTCGGTTACGCCCGCCAGGATCGCCGGCCGCGCTCTGCACGGGTGCCGATCACTGCCAAGGTGGTGGCCGATATGATCAGCGCCGCCGGGACCGACCGGGTCCTGACCGTGGACCTGCACGCCGATCAGATCCAGGGGTTTTTCAATATCCCGGTGGACAACGTCTATGCCTCGCCGATTTTGCTGGGCGATGTCTGGCGTCAGAAGTATCCGAACCTGATGGTGGTCTCGCCCGATGTGGGCGGTGTGGTTCGCGCCCGGGCCCTGGCCAAGCGACTGGATGATGCGGACCTGGCGATTATCGACAAGCGCCGCCCGCGTGCCAACGATGCGCGGGTGATGAACATTATCGGCGATGTCCGGGATCGCACCTGCATTATCGTGGACGATCTGGTGGATACCGCCGGCACGCTGTGCAAGGCGGCCAACGCGCTCAAGGAACACGGGGCGCGCAAAGTGGTGGCCTACTGTACCCATCCGGTATTGTCCGGCCCGGCGGTGGATAACATTACTCATTCCTCGCTGGATGAGCTGGTGGTGACCGACACCATTCCATTGTCGTCCGCCGCCAGCGAGTGTCCGAATATCCGGCAGCTGAGTATCGCCGAGTTGCTGGCGGAGACCATCCGCCGCATCAGCAGTGAAGAATCGGTCAGCAGTCTGTTTGTCGACTGA
- the ychF gene encoding redox-regulated ATPase YchF: MGFKCGIVGLPNVGKSTLFNALTKAGIQAENYPFCTIEPNVGVVPVPDPRLNKLAEIVKPQKVLPATMEFVDIAGLVEGASKGEGLGNQFLANIRETEAIAHVVRCFENDDVVHVAGKVDPISDIEIINTELALADMESVEKALNRLGKMAKSGDKEAKAKVAVLEKVKAALDEGRPVRALDLDEEQKKLIRDLFLLTIKPAMYIANVNDDGFENNPLLDKVREYAAGEGAPVVPVCAAIEAEIAELDEAEMADFLGEMGLEEPGLNRVIRAGFELLGLQTYFTAGEKEVRAWTVPIGATAPQAAGVIHTDFQKGFIRAEVTSYDDFVKYNGEAGAKEAGRLRLEGKEYIVQDGDVMHFRFNV; this comes from the coding sequence ATGGGATTCAAGTGCGGTATTGTCGGTCTGCCCAACGTTGGCAAGTCGACGTTGTTCAATGCGCTGACCAAGGCGGGGATTCAGGCGGAGAATTATCCGTTTTGCACCATTGAACCCAATGTGGGTGTGGTACCGGTGCCGGATCCCCGCTTGAACAAGCTGGCGGAGATCGTCAAGCCGCAAAAAGTCCTGCCGGCGACCATGGAGTTTGTCGACATCGCCGGCCTGGTGGAAGGCGCCTCCAAGGGCGAGGGGCTGGGCAACCAGTTTCTGGCCAATATCCGCGAGACCGAAGCCATTGCTCACGTGGTGCGCTGCTTCGAAAACGACGACGTGGTGCATGTCGCCGGCAAGGTGGATCCGATCAGCGATATCGAGATCATCAACACTGAACTGGCGCTGGCTGATATGGAGTCGGTGGAAAAGGCCCTGAACCGCCTGGGCAAGATGGCCAAGTCCGGTGACAAGGAGGCCAAAGCAAAAGTCGCGGTCCTCGAGAAAGTCAAAGCCGCGCTGGATGAAGGCCGACCGGTGCGGGCGCTGGATCTGGATGAGGAGCAAAAGAAACTGATCCGCGATCTGTTCCTGCTGACCATCAAGCCGGCCATGTACATCGCCAACGTCAACGACGACGGTTTCGAAAACAATCCCCTGCTGGACAAGGTCCGTGAGTACGCGGCGGGTGAAGGGGCGCCCGTGGTACCGGTCTGTGCCGCGATCGAGGCGGAGATTGCCGAACTGGACGAGGCGGAGATGGCGGATTTTCTCGGTGAGATGGGGCTCGAAGAGCCGGGGCTGAATCGCGTCATCCGGGCCGGCTTTGAACTGCTGGGCTTGCAGACCTATTTCACGGCGGGCGAGAAGGAAGTGCGCGCCTGGACCGTCCCGATCGGCGCCACCGCCCCGCAGGCCGCCGGCGTGATCCATACCGACTTTCAGAAAGGCTTCATCCGCGCCGAAGTCACCAGCTACGACGATTTCGTCAAATACAATGGCGAAGCCGGGGCCAAGGAAGCCGGCCGGCTGCGCCTGGAAGGCAAGGAATACATCGTTCAGGACGGGGACGTGATGCACTTTCGCTTCAATGTCTGA
- the lolB gene encoding lipoprotein insertase outer membrane protein LolB, translating into MRWWPVLIAGVWLAGCATPPDSGTVSDQSREQRQQALEQIDAWQLKGRVAIINGSEAWHLNVEWQQRQEDYRIELWGPFGSGRVQLEGDGQGVRLTDSRQGIYYAEDPESLLYEHTGVNMPVSGLRYWILGLTDPRYATRQSHRDQAGRLTAVKQGDWQVAFSRYTRVDSLALPDRLSVDRQDLRVKLVVDHWQVNASGS; encoded by the coding sequence ATGAGGTGGTGGCCGGTTTTGATTGCCGGCGTCTGGCTGGCCGGCTGCGCCACGCCGCCGGACTCCGGCACCGTTTCCGACCAGAGCCGTGAACAGCGCCAGCAGGCCCTGGAACAGATCGACGCCTGGCAGCTGAAAGGGCGGGTGGCCATTATCAATGGCTCCGAAGCCTGGCACCTGAACGTGGAATGGCAACAGCGCCAGGAGGATTACCGTATCGAATTGTGGGGGCCGTTTGGCAGCGGCCGGGTGCAACTCGAGGGCGACGGGCAGGGCGTGCGCCTGACCGATTCGCGTCAGGGCATCTATTACGCCGAGGATCCCGAAAGCCTGTTGTATGAACATACCGGGGTCAACATGCCGGTCAGCGGTTTGCGTTACTGGATTCTGGGGCTGACCGATCCCCGCTACGCCACCCGGCAGTCGCACCGCGATCAGGCCGGTCGGCTGACCGCGGTCAAACAGGGCGACTGGCAGGTCGCCTTCAGCCGTTATACCCGGGTCGACAGCCTGGCCCTGCCGGATCGCCTGTCGGTCGACCGGCAGGATCTGCGGGTCAAGCTGGTCGTGGATCACTGGCAGGTCAACGCTTCCGGTTCATGA
- a CDS encoding tetratricopeptide repeat protein translates to MKNPIYVMCLALLLPACQTAPTPGAPDDTPESAPVTSEPVAQSEAPAPVAELPESLSGEVLYYLLAAEIALQRNRMDVAVEGYSKAAAATNDVRVAERAARIAVYARDDERALQAAQKWVQLAPDNAEARQVLAALLVRTGNSDAALPHFEALLALDNGDKERQRYMLITSLLSKEKDKQAALAVMQKLVAERRDNPDAQYALAHLALMVDSLELAGQAIEQALARRPDWSDAHLLRANVLHRQGKTGRLFKLVRERLDTAPDDVPLRLFLARKLVDEQQFDAARRQFDEVLKREPGHTDALYARGLLALQMGDYTQAEASFKQLIAQKRRVNEARYYLGQAAELQEKFDLALDYYAMIERGDQYVNARIRAAGILAKQGGLAAGREHLQNTRADNLDTELQLYLAEGDLLLNAREYEEAYRLYNIALEQMPDNSKLLYARALVAEKLDRLDETIADLQRIVNNEPNNAEALNALGYTLVDATDRIDEGFDYIRRAYKIQPDEPAIIDSMGWAYYRLGQHDKALEYLQRAFDKLRDGEIAAHLGEVLWVTGRREDARRVWDEALREAPEHRVLQDVIERFTQ, encoded by the coding sequence ATGAAAAATCCTATATATGTCATGTGTTTGGCGCTGCTGTTGCCGGCCTGCCAGACTGCTCCCACCCCCGGCGCGCCGGATGATACGCCCGAATCGGCCCCGGTGACCAGTGAGCCGGTAGCGCAAAGCGAGGCGCCGGCCCCGGTGGCCGAGCTGCCCGAGTCGCTCTCCGGGGAAGTCCTCTATTATCTGCTGGCCGCCGAAATCGCCCTGCAGCGCAATCGCATGGATGTGGCGGTGGAAGGCTACAGCAAGGCCGCCGCGGCCACCAACGATGTGCGGGTTGCCGAGCGGGCGGCCCGCATCGCCGTGTATGCCCGCGATGATGAACGGGCCCTGCAAGCGGCGCAAAAGTGGGTTCAGCTGGCGCCCGACAATGCCGAGGCGCGCCAGGTGCTGGCGGCGCTGCTGGTGCGTACCGGCAACAGTGATGCCGCCTTGCCGCACTTCGAGGCGCTGCTGGCGCTGGACAACGGCGATAAGGAACGCCAGCGTTACATGCTGATCACCTCGTTGCTCAGCAAAGAGAAAGACAAGCAGGCCGCGCTGGCGGTGATGCAGAAGCTGGTTGCCGAGCGCCGGGATAATCCCGATGCCCAGTATGCCCTGGCGCATCTGGCCCTGATGGTCGACAGCCTGGAGCTGGCCGGGCAGGCCATCGAACAAGCCCTGGCCCGGCGCCCCGACTGGTCCGATGCGCATCTGCTGAGGGCCAATGTCCTGCATCGTCAGGGCAAGACCGGCCGGTTGTTCAAACTGGTGCGCGAGCGACTGGACACCGCGCCGGACGATGTGCCGCTGCGCCTGTTTCTGGCGCGCAAGCTGGTGGACGAACAACAGTTTGACGCCGCGCGCCGGCAATTCGATGAAGTCCTCAAACGTGAGCCCGGACATACCGATGCACTCTACGCCCGCGGGCTGCTGGCCCTGCAGATGGGGGATTACACCCAGGCCGAAGCCAGTTTCAAGCAGCTCATCGCGCAAAAGCGACGGGTGAACGAGGCGCGTTATTACCTGGGCCAGGCCGCCGAGTTACAGGAAAAATTCGACCTGGCCCTCGACTACTACGCCATGATCGAACGCGGTGATCAGTACGTGAATGCCCGCATCCGCGCCGCCGGCATCCTGGCCAAACAGGGCGGTCTGGCCGCCGGGCGTGAACATTTGCAAAACACCCGCGCCGACAACCTGGATACGGAATTGCAGCTCTATCTGGCCGAGGGGGATCTGTTGCTCAACGCCCGTGAGTACGAGGAGGCCTACCGGCTCTATAACATCGCCCTGGAGCAGATGCCCGATAACAGCAAACTGCTCTATGCCCGGGCGCTGGTTGCCGAAAAACTCGACCGGCTGGACGAGACGATCGCCGATCTGCAGCGCATCGTGAATAACGAACCCAACAACGCCGAGGCGCTCAACGCGCTGGGTTATACCCTGGTGGATGCCACCGATCGAATCGACGAAGGGTTCGACTACATCCGCCGCGCCTACAAGATCCAGCCCGATGAGCCGGCCATTATCGACAGCATGGGCTGGGCCTATTACCGCTTGGGCCAACACGACAAGGCGCTCGAATATCTGCAACGCGCCTTCGATAAACTCCGGGACGGCGAGATCGCCGCGCACCTGGGCGAGGTGTTGTGGGTGACCGGCCGCCGGGAAGATGCCCGCCGGGTCTGGGACGAGGCGCTGCGCGAGGCCCCCGAACATCGCGTGTTGCAGGATGTGATCGAGCGGTTCACCCAATGA
- the ispE gene encoding 4-(cytidine 5'-diphospho)-2-C-methyl-D-erythritol kinase: protein MTVDTTPLRWWPAPAKLNLFLHITGRREDGYHLLQTVFQLLDYGDRLAFSLRDDAAIHRATDLTGVPAAQDLVVRAARLLQEAGGVEAGVNIHVDKRLPMGGGLGGGSSNAATTLVALDQLWNTRLGVEALAELGMQLGADVPVFVRGHSAWAEGVGEQLQPLDLPRRWYLVLIPPVTVSTAAIFSDSHLRRDCPPITIRDFLAAPESPQWGNVCEAPVRARYPEVAAALDALDPLAPARLTGTGACVFAAFESEAAANAVWQQLAGNWQGFVAQGVNESPLNTVLSTRF, encoded by the coding sequence ATGACAGTGGATACCACCCCCCTTCGCTGGTGGCCGGCGCCGGCCAAACTGAACCTGTTTCTGCATATCACCGGCCGGCGCGAGGATGGCTATCATCTGTTGCAGACGGTTTTCCAGTTGCTCGATTACGGCGATCGGCTGGCGTTCTCTTTGCGGGACGACGCGGCGATCCACCGGGCGACGGATCTCACCGGCGTGCCGGCCGCGCAGGATCTGGTGGTGCGCGCGGCCCGCCTGCTGCAGGAGGCCGGCGGTGTCGAAGCCGGGGTCAATATCCACGTGGACAAACGCCTGCCGATGGGCGGGGGCCTGGGCGGTGGCAGCTCCAATGCCGCCACCACGCTGGTGGCGCTCGATCAGCTCTGGAATACCCGCCTGGGCGTCGAGGCGCTGGCCGAACTGGGCATGCAGCTGGGCGCCGACGTGCCGGTCTTCGTGCGCGGCCACAGCGCCTGGGCCGAGGGCGTGGGTGAGCAATTACAGCCGCTGGATCTGCCCAGGCGCTGGTATCTGGTGCTGATTCCGCCGGTAACTGTCTCAACAGCGGCGATTTTCTCCGATTCGCATTTGCGGCGGGATTGTCCACCCATTACAATACGCGACTTTCTGGCCGCGCCCGAAAGCCCGCAATGGGGCAATGTCTGTGAAGCGCCGGTCCGCGCCCGCTACCCTGAAGTAGCCGCGGCCCTGGACGCACTCGACCCCCTGGCTCCGGCCCGCCTGACTGGCACCGGCGCCTGCGTTTTCGCGGCATTCGAAAGCGAGGCGGCCGCCAACGCCGTCTGGCAGCAACTGGCCGGAAACTGGCAGGGATTCGTGGCACAAGGCGTCAACGAATCACCTTTAAATACAGTACTGAGTACCAGGTTCTGA
- the pth gene encoding aminoacyl-tRNA hydrolase, whose translation MKLIAGLGNPGPEYEGTPHNAGFWFVDEVARQYHAVFKFEKKFHGEVARFTVGGQDVWLLKPDTYMNLSGQAVQALANFFKIDTQNILVAHDDLDLPPGTARLKEGGGHGGHNGLRDIISKMGGNGFQRLRIGIGHPGDKNRVTSHVLKKAAKDDRIAIDNAIDAALKVLPEILGGELSKAMNELHRS comes from the coding sequence GTGAAACTGATTGCGGGTCTGGGAAATCCCGGCCCCGAATATGAAGGCACACCGCACAACGCCGGTTTCTGGTTTGTGGACGAGGTCGCCCGCCAGTATCACGCTGTTTTCAAATTCGAGAAAAAATTCCACGGCGAGGTCGCCAGGTTTACTGTGGGCGGTCAGGATGTCTGGTTGCTCAAACCGGATACCTATATGAACCTCAGTGGTCAGGCCGTGCAGGCTCTGGCCAATTTTTTCAAGATTGATACGCAAAACATCCTGGTCGCGCATGACGATCTGGATCTGCCACCCGGCACGGCCCGTCTAAAAGAAGGTGGCGGGCATGGCGGGCACAATGGCCTGCGTGACATTATCAGCAAGATGGGGGGCAACGGCTTTCAGCGTCTGCGCATCGGCATCGGCCATCCGGGCGACAAAAACCGTGTGACCAGCCATGTCCTGAAAAAAGCAGCCAAAGACGATCGCATCGCCATCGATAACGCCATCGACGCGGCCCTGAAAGTATTGCCGGAAATCCTCGGCGGTGAATTGTCCAAAGCGATGAACGAACTTCATCGAAGCTAG
- a CDS encoding 50S ribosomal protein L25/general stress protein Ctc produces MSDFVLQAEPRSDQGKGASRRLRRTGRVPAVMYGAGKDPVMLTLDHDELVNQLKSEAFFSSILTVKMDQGEDQAIIKDLQRHPGKPYILHMDLQRVSASEAIRVQVPLHFMNEEKCPGVKEGGVITHNLTEVEVSCLPKNLPEYIELDLGELKLDHTVHMSELKLPAGVELVELMHGEEHDQPVVAIHLPRGAKEEEEVEEEEGGESAEAAGEES; encoded by the coding sequence ATGAGTGATTTTGTATTACAAGCAGAACCCCGCAGCGATCAGGGCAAAGGTGCGAGCCGCCGCCTGCGTCGCACGGGCCGGGTACCGGCCGTTATGTACGGCGCCGGCAAGGATCCGGTGATGTTGACCCTGGATCACGACGAGCTGGTTAACCAGCTGAAAAGCGAAGCATTCTTCTCCTCGATCCTGACTGTCAAAATGGACCAGGGTGAAGATCAGGCGATTATCAAGGATCTGCAGCGCCATCCCGGCAAGCCCTATATCCTGCATATGGATCTGCAGCGTGTCAGTGCCAGCGAGGCGATTCGTGTGCAAGTACCGCTGCACTTTATGAACGAAGAGAAGTGCCCGGGCGTCAAGGAAGGCGGGGTTATCACCCATAACCTGACCGAAGTTGAAGTCTCCTGCCTGCCCAAAAACCTGCCCGAATACATCGAGCTGGATCTTGGCGAGCTGAAGCTGGATCACACGGTACACATGAGCGAGCTGAAACTGCCGGCCGGTGTCGAACTGGTGGAACTGATGCACGGCGAAGAGCATGATCAGCCGGTTGTTGCGATCCATCTGCCGCGCGGTGCGAAGGAAGAAGAAGAAGTGGAAGAAGAGGAAGGCGGCGAGTCGGCCGAAGCGGCCGGCGAAGAAAGCTGA
- a CDS encoding BrnT family toxin, whose amino-acid sequence MSRESFEWDPEKDLVNQVKHGVSFSEAQIAFTDPGRVIAEDTSHSHGEKRYYCFGKVGDGILTVRFTYRHGLIRIIGAGYWRKGKQIYERENQIH is encoded by the coding sequence ATCAGCAGGGAAAGCTTTGAATGGGATCCGGAGAAGGATCTTGTCAATCAGGTGAAACACGGCGTTTCGTTCTCAGAAGCGCAGATCGCTTTCACTGATCCGGGCCGCGTTATTGCGGAGGACACGTCCCACAGTCACGGTGAAAAACGGTATTACTGTTTTGGGAAAGTCGGAGATGGCATCCTGACTGTCCGATTTACATACCGCCATGGTCTCATCCGAATTATTGGAGCTGGCTATTGGCGCAAAGGTAAGCAGATTTATGAGCGAGAAAACCAAATACACTGA